One Cucumis sativus cultivar 9930 chromosome 1, Cucumber_9930_V3, whole genome shotgun sequence DNA segment encodes these proteins:
- the LOC101216081 gene encoding uncharacterized protein LOC101216081 yields the protein MFGWECWCWNGVVDPLDFCLSDSQPFSLPSPLPKWPPGKGFSTGRISLGEIEVYKISKLKKVWRCSQGAVFYKPQAIPDGFFCLGHYCQPSDHPLRGYVLVARGASEVDHVDNSVRESPALKRPVNYTLIWSSGLNGVDPGFIWLPNAPEGYRAMGFLVTDRSEEPSRDDIRCVRADLTERCETGDLIVTIKSKSQSFQVWETRPFERGMYKSGVSVGTFFCCTSLKEYLNISCLKNLNSTFEGMPNLNQVQALIGHYGPTVFFHPDEEFFPSSVPWFFKNGALLYRNGNTKGEPIDMRGSNLPCGGENDGAYWIDLPTNDNARENLKSGNIKTARLYVHVKPALGGTFTDIVMWVFCPFNGPAAIKVSFLNIKLKKIGEHVSDWEHFTLRICNFSGELWQVYFSEHSGGKWVDASDLEFIHGNKPIVYSSKHGHASYPHPGSYLQGSVAGIGVRNDAARSKFFVDSSLKYEIIAAEYLGDGYIAEPDWLQYMREWGPTVKYNSRSEIERLIDLLPPFVQFSLEDLLALFPTELYGEEGPTGPKEKNNWFGDERC from the exons ATGTTTGGGTGGGAGTGTTGGTGCTGGAATGGCGTCGTTGATCCTCTTGACTTTTGCCTTTCTGACTCTCAACCCTTCTCTTTGCCTTCACCTCTTCCAAAATGGCCTCCAG GGAAAGGTTTTTCCACCGGAAGAATAAGCCTTGGAGAGATAGAAGTTTACAAgatctcaaaattaaagaaagtttGGCGATGCAGCCAGGGTGCTGTATTTTACAAGCCTCAAGCAATCCCAGACGGCTTTTTCTGCCTTGGACACTATTGCCAGCCTAGTGACCATCCATTGAGAGGGTATGTTCTGGTTGCTCGTGGTGCTTCGGAAGTTGATCATGTTGACAATTCGGTCAGGGAATCTCCCGCTTTAAAGCGACCAGTAAACTATACATTAATCTGGAGTTCTGGTTTAAATGGAGTGGATCCTGGCTTTATTTGGCTGCCTAATGCTCCGGAGGGTTATAGAGCCATGGGATTCTTGGTCACTGACAGGTCGGAGGAGCCTTCACGTGATGATATTCGATGTGTGCGAGCTGATCTTACAGAGAGATGTGAGACTGGTGACTTAATTGTTACAATTAAGTCCAAATCTCAATCATTTCAGGTTTGGGAAACAAGACCCTTCGAAAGGGGAATGTACAAGAGTGGTGTTTCGGTGGGCACGTTCTTCTGCTGCACTTCATTGAAAGAGTATCTGAATATTTCCTGTTTGAAGAATCTCAATTCCACATTTGAAGGAATGCCAAATCTGAACCAGGTTCAGGCACTCATTGGACATTACGGCCCAACCGTTTTCTTTCACCCTGACGAGGAGTTTTTCCCATCATCAGTGCCGtggtttttcaaaaatggtGCTCTTTTGTATCGAAATGGTAATACAAAGGGTGAGCCTATTGACATGAGAGGCTCCAATCTGCCTTGTGGAGGGGAAAATGATGGTGCGTATTGGATTGATCTGCCAACAAATGATAATgcaagagaaaatttgaagagcGGGAACATCAAAACCGCGAGACTCTATGTTCATGTTAAACCAGCACTGGGAGGAACTTTTACTGATATTGTGATGTGGGTTTTCTGCCCCTTTAATGGACCAGCAGCCATCAAAGTTAGTTTTCTTAATATCAAACTGAAAAAGATTGGGGAGCATGTTAGTGATTGGGAACACTTCACTCTTCGAATCTGCAACTTTTCTGGGGAGCTATGGCAAGTGTACTTCTCAGAGCATAGTGGTGGGAAATGGGTGGATGCTTCTGACTTGGAATTTATTCATGGTAATAAGCCGATCGTGTATTCGTCAAAACACGGTCATGCTAGCTATCCACATCCCGGGAGTTATCTTCAGGGCTCAGTAGCTGGAATTGGAGTGAGGAATGATGCAGCTCGGAGCAAGTTTTTTGTTGATTcaagtttaaaatatgaaatcatTGCTGCTGAATATCTTGGTGATGGCTACATTGCTGAACCAGATTGGTTACAGTACATGAGAGAGTGGGGTCCAACCGTTAAGTATAATTCGAGATCAGAGATTGAAAGACTAATCGATCTCCTTCCTCCATTTGTCCAATTTTCCTTGGAAGATCTTCTCGCTCTATTCCCGACCGAGCTCTATGGTGAAGAAGGACCAACTGgaccaaaggaaaaaaacaactgGTTTGGAGATGAAAGATGCTAG